A window of the Anoplopoma fimbria isolate UVic2021 breed Golden Eagle Sablefish chromosome 17, Afim_UVic_2022, whole genome shotgun sequence genome harbors these coding sequences:
- the LOC129106442 gene encoding protein phosphatase 1 regulatory subunit 1A-like, whose translation MDTGSPRKIQFTVPLLDTHLDPEAAEQIRRRRPTPATLVASSDQSSPEIDEDRLPNQLYKAALLNSPRQRRKGPKGTPTMKELQFMVEHHLYRQQQGAGDECSSESCLSDRPSPDSFPAGEELPHDDEATAEAFEKLRCQMEEFSRESLLEAAGGLEKEDCSSVANVADPSSQQNNAQPDSASQPTEEKTKKCSLEKEK comes from the exons ATGGACACCGGGAGCCCCAGGAAGATACAGTTCACCGTCCCACTACTGGACACCCACCTGGACCCAGAGGCAGCAgaacag ATCAGAAGACGCAGACCCACACCTGCCACTTTGGTGGCATCCAGTGATCAATCATCACCTG AAATAGATGAAGATCGCCTCCCAAACCAGTTGTACAAG GCAGCCTTGTTGAACTCCCCTCGACAACGACGAAAAGGGCCAAAGGGAACACCGACAATGAAAG AGCTGCAGTTCATGGTGGAGCATCACCTGTACAGGCAGCAGCAGGGAGCCGGAGACGAGTGCTCCTCAGAGAGTTGCCTGTCGGACCGACCCAGCCCCGACTCTTTTCCCGCCGGGGAGGAGCTCCCACACGATGATGAGGCCACTGCAGAGGCCTTTGAGAAACTGCGCTGCCAAATGGAGG AGTTCTCCAGAGAGAGTCTATTAGAAGCTGCTGGAGGACTGGAGAAGGAGGATTGTTCCAGCGTTGCCAACGTAGCAGATCCCTCATCGCAACAAAACAACGCACAACCAG acAGTGCGAGTCAGCCAACAgaggagaagacaaagaaatgcagcctggagaaagagaaatag